Part of the Williamwhitmania sp. genome, ATAGCATTCAGCGAGTTGCCCTTTGTGGAGGTAGTGGTTTTTCGTTGCTTCCCAAAGCCATAGCAGCGAAGGCCGATGCCTACATTACTGCTGATATTAAGTATCACAATTTTTTTGATGCCAGGGGTAAGCTGCTGCTCGTGGATATTGGGCATTTTGAGAGTGAACAATTTTCTTTGGAAATAATTTCTAGCCTTTTAAAGAAAAAATTCGCTAATTTTGCCGTTTATATTGCAGAAAAAAATTCAAACCCGATAAATTATTTATAGGCCGTATGGTGACAGACAAAGGTAAGGTTGCTGAATCCAATGAACTTTCGGTTTCCGACAAGCTCAAAGCATTATATGATCTTCAGATCATCGATTCACAAATCGATAGGATCAAGCTGCTAAGGGGAGAACTTCCTCTTGAGGTGCAGGATTTGGAAGACGAAATTGAGGGTCTTGAGACCAGAATAAAAAACTTGGACCAGGAGGTGACAACGCTTGACACCTCTGTTACCAAAAAACACCAGGAAATTGCCAACTCTCAGGAACTTATTAAGAAGTATGAGGAGCAGCAAAAACACGTTAGGAATAATCGTGAGTTTGACTCTTTGAATAAGGAGATAGAGTTCCAAAATCTGGAGATTGAACTTTGTGAAAAGCGAATTCGAGAGTTTACTATTCAATCTAAGGACAAGCGTAAGTTAATGGAGGATTCTCAAGCGCTCCTGGACGAACGGAGGATTGACCTTACGAATAAGCAAAACGAACTCAATGAGATTGTTTCCGAGACTCAAAAGGAGGAAGACTCCCTTGGCGAACGGTCGGAAGCATGTCAGCGCTTAATTGAGCCAAGATTGCTAACTGCGTATAAGCGCCTTCGTACCAACGCAAGAAACGGGTTGGCTGTAGTAACAGTAAAGCGCGATGCATGTGGTGGCTGCTTCAACAAAATTCCACCTCAACGTCAGATGGATATTCGTCTTGGCAAAAAGGTTATCGTTTGCGAATACTGTGGTCGCGTGTTGGTTGATGATTCCATAACCGGTGAAGACGCATACTAGCCTACCGCATAAAGCACAAAAAAAGGGAATTCAAACGAATTCCCTTTTTTTGTGCTTACAATAGTGTTGACTACCAGCTTCCACCAGCGCCACCGCCGCCAAAGCTGCCGCCGCCACCGCCTGAGAATCCGCCACCAAATCCACCTCCACCTCCGCCGAAACTACCGCTTCCAGAACTGAAGTTTCCAAAGCTGCTGGCTCCCAGTAACATCCAGAATGGTAGTGAGCTGCCTCGCGAGGAGAAAGTCTTTCCACTGCTGCCACCCCGCCGTCCGAGAAGAAGCATAAAAATGAGTAGGCCAAAGAATAGAATGGCACCAAATGCACCACCTGATTTGCTCTTCTTTTCACCTTTGTAGAGTCCCGACGCAAGGGCGATAATGGTATTTGTACCTTGGTCGATTCCCTCGTAGTATTTTCCCTCCCTAAAGGCAGGGAGAATTTGTTGCTCAATAATTCTTCTCGACATGGCATCGGTAATCACCCCCTCCATGCCGTAGCCCGTGGCAATAAATACTTGACCTTTTCCTTCCTCGTTTTTTGGCTTTATGAGCAGCAGAATTCCATTGTCTTTTCCCTTCTGACCGATACCCCACTTCTGACCCATTAAAGCAGAATATTCTGCTATATCCTGACCATCAAGTGTATTCACGGTAACCACGTATATCTGAGTTGAGGTAGTATCGTGGTAGTTACGCAGCTTACCCTCCAGCGCATTTTGCTCTTGAGCGTTCAGCAAACCTGTAAAGTCGTTCAGCAGCCTTGGAGGCGACATTGGATCTGGAATTTGCTGTGCAAAAGATGTATGTATGCCTCCCAAAACGAGAATGAAAAGCAATCCAAGAATTTTTAGTTTTCTCATCGTTTTGGTTTTAAGAAAATGAAATATCGTCGGGAAGTTCATTGACGTCATCCTGCTGGTAAGGGAAGTGAACCTTGAGCTGCTCACCTGCCTTTAGAATTCCACCAACAAGCCCCTCGGTAAGCTGACCGTCTTTAAATGCCTCGGCCATCTCCAGCTTTATTGCATCCCAAAAATGGGTACCCGTT contains:
- a CDS encoding C4-type zinc ribbon domain-containing protein; this encodes MVTDKGKVAESNELSVSDKLKALYDLQIIDSQIDRIKLLRGELPLEVQDLEDEIEGLETRIKNLDQEVTTLDTSVTKKHQEIANSQELIKKYEEQQKHVRNNREFDSLNKEIEFQNLEIELCEKRIREFTIQSKDKRKLMEDSQALLDERRIDLTNKQNELNEIVSETQKEEDSLGERSEACQRLIEPRLLTAYKRLRTNARNGLAVVTVKRDACGGCFNKIPPQRQMDIRLGKKVIVCEYCGRVLVDDSITGEDAY
- a CDS encoding TPM domain-containing protein, with protein sequence MRKLKILGLLFILVLGGIHTSFAQQIPDPMSPPRLLNDFTGLLNAQEQNALEGKLRNYHDTTSTQIYVVTVNTLDGQDIAEYSALMGQKWGIGQKGKDNGILLLIKPKNEEGKGQVFIATGYGMEGVITDAMSRRIIEQQILPAFREGKYYEGIDQGTNTIIALASGLYKGEKKSKSGGAFGAILFFGLLIFMLLLGRRGGSSGKTFSSRGSSLPFWMLLGASSFGNFSSGSGSFGGGGGGFGGGFSGGGGGSFGGGGAGGSW